From the genome of Streptomyces sp. NBC_01317, one region includes:
- a CDS encoding DUF3027 domain-containing protein, with protein MSAATTRSRTPDRLCAEAVDLARSAAEEAAFPGVVGEHVTAVADGDRVVTHFFECKEPGYRGWRWAVTVTRASRAKLVTLDETVLLPGPDSLLAPEWVPWSERLRPGDMGPGDLLPTEAEDLRLEPGYNAEESAPPNSVVASGVTPQNLADLVEAEAPEAEAPDAPEAEWSPESSPGSPSGTARGTIAAVAEELGMRRARVLSRYGLHLAADRWDESFGAKTPMAQAAPAPCVSCGFLLPLAGSLRQAFGVCANEFSPADGHVVSLAYGCGGHSEAAVMPPPLRPLPPVMDSMATDAFPLGQS; from the coding sequence GTGAGTGCTGCGACGACGCGAAGCCGAACCCCTGACCGTCTGTGCGCCGAGGCGGTAGACCTCGCCCGGTCGGCTGCCGAGGAGGCGGCCTTCCCTGGTGTTGTCGGGGAACATGTGACGGCGGTGGCCGACGGGGACAGGGTCGTCACCCACTTCTTCGAATGCAAGGAGCCCGGCTACCGGGGCTGGCGCTGGGCGGTGACGGTCACCCGCGCGTCCCGCGCGAAGCTCGTCACGCTGGACGAGACGGTGCTGCTGCCGGGCCCGGACTCCCTGCTGGCACCCGAATGGGTGCCGTGGAGCGAACGGCTCCGTCCCGGCGACATGGGCCCCGGGGACCTGCTGCCGACCGAGGCGGAGGATCTGCGGCTGGAGCCCGGGTACAACGCGGAGGAGTCGGCGCCGCCGAACTCGGTGGTGGCGTCGGGGGTGACGCCGCAGAATCTCGCGGACCTGGTGGAGGCGGAGGCGCCGGAGGCTGAGGCGCCGGACGCGCCGGAGGCGGAGTGGTCGCCGGAGTCCTCTCCCGGCTCGCCGTCCGGTACGGCGCGGGGGACGATCGCCGCGGTGGCGGAGGAGCTCGGGATGCGCCGGGCGCGGGTGCTGTCCCGGTACGGGCTGCACCTGGCGGCGGACCGCTGGGACGAGAGTTTCGGCGCGAAGACACCGATGGCGCAGGCGGCGCCGGCGCCGTGCGTGTCGTGCGGGTTCCTGCTGCCGCTGGCGGGGTCGCTGAGACAGGCGTTCGGGGTCTGCGCGAACGAGTTCTCGCCGGCGGACGGGCATGTGGTGTCGCTGGCGTACGGGTGTGGGGGTCACTCGGAGGCGGCGGTGATGCCGCCACCGTTGCGGCCGCTGCCGCCGGTGATGGACTCGATGGCGACGGACGCGTTTCCGCTGGGGCAGTCGTAG
- a CDS encoding MFS transporter encodes MAAARSSDDAGPLRRTGRAVGHALRLPFTASARGIRRATHAHGAGESGLGKLIELHAVNGAGDVMITVALASTVFFSVPTDEARGRVALYLAVTMAPFTLLAPVIGPLLDRVPHGRRAAMAAAMLTRAILAIAMSTFVATGGLELYPAALGVLVASKAYGVVRSAVVPRLLPPNFSLVRANSRVTLAGLLATGVAAPIGAGLQIVGPQWPLYGACLIFTGGTILAFTLPPKVDSAKGERKAQLVRHGEKRPSLRSVGPSVLHGLQANASHRALSGFLTFFLAFLLREHPLAGQSAAVSLGIVGVSAGVGNALGTAVGSLLKSRGPELIIATMLGLALTAAIFAAVFYGGLAVAVLGAVAGLTQALSKLSLDATIQRDVPEEVRTSAFARSETLLQMSWVVGGAIGIALPLNGSLGMSVAAGIMGLGALAAVRGLIRTSRPAPAQHLGHQG; translated from the coding sequence GTGGCAGCCGCAAGGTCGTCCGACGACGCCGGCCCGCTCCGCAGGACGGGGCGGGCTGTCGGCCATGCCCTGCGCCTGCCGTTCACCGCCTCCGCCCGGGGCATCCGCAGGGCCACCCACGCGCACGGAGCCGGCGAGTCCGGGCTCGGCAAGCTGATCGAGCTGCACGCCGTGAACGGCGCCGGCGACGTCATGATCACCGTCGCCCTCGCGTCGACCGTCTTCTTCTCCGTACCGACCGACGAGGCACGCGGCCGCGTCGCCCTCTACCTCGCCGTCACCATGGCGCCCTTCACCCTGCTCGCTCCCGTCATCGGCCCCCTCCTCGACCGGGTCCCGCACGGCCGGCGCGCCGCGATGGCCGCCGCCATGCTGACCCGGGCCATCCTCGCCATCGCCATGTCCACGTTCGTCGCCACCGGCGGCCTTGAGCTGTACCCGGCGGCCCTGGGCGTGCTCGTGGCCTCCAAGGCGTACGGAGTGGTCCGCAGCGCCGTCGTACCGCGCCTCCTGCCCCCCAACTTCTCCCTCGTACGGGCCAACTCCCGGGTGACCCTCGCCGGACTGCTGGCCACCGGTGTCGCGGCCCCGATCGGCGCGGGCCTCCAGATCGTCGGTCCGCAATGGCCGCTGTACGGCGCGTGCCTGATCTTCACCGGGGGCACGATCCTGGCGTTCACCCTGCCGCCCAAGGTCGACTCGGCGAAGGGTGAGCGGAAGGCGCAGCTGGTACGGCACGGCGAGAAGCGGCCGAGTCTGCGGTCCGTAGGCCCCTCCGTCCTGCACGGGCTCCAGGCGAACGCCTCCCACCGCGCCCTGTCCGGCTTCCTGACCTTCTTCCTCGCCTTCCTGCTGCGCGAGCACCCCCTCGCGGGGCAGAGCGCCGCCGTCTCCCTGGGCATCGTGGGGGTCTCCGCCGGGGTGGGCAACGCGCTCGGTACGGCCGTGGGCTCGCTGCTCAAGTCGCGCGGCCCCGAGCTGATCATCGCCACGATGCTGGGGCTCGCGCTGACGGCGGCGATCTTCGCGGCCGTGTTCTACGGGGGTCTCGCGGTGGCCGTGCTGGGCGCGGTGGCGGGCCTCACCCAGGCCCTGTCGAAGCTGTCGCTGGACGCGACGATCCAGCGGGACGTACCGGAAGAGGTCCGTACGTCCGCCTTCGCGCGCTCCGAGACGCTGCTCCAGATGTCCTGGGTGGTGGGCGGCGCGATCGGGATCGCGCTGCCGCTGAACGGCTCGCTGGGCATGTCCGTCGCCGCGGGCATCATGGGGCTCGGCGCGCTGGCGGCGGTACGGGGGCTGATCCGCACGTCGCGACCCGCCCCGGCCCAGCACCTCGGGCACCAAGGCTGA
- a CDS encoding futalosine hydrolase — MHVLVVTAVAAEADAVVAGLAGFTALGLREMTGGYELRGHAQYMPRPASVRIPVVDVLVGGVGPAASAAATATALAFSTYDPPYDLVVSTGIGGGFASHAPLGSLVVSDAIVAADLGAETPDGYVPVDELGFGRTVHRPAPALSGRVAKLLAADPAVRVVLAPVLTVSTVTGTAARAAELTRRHPRAAAEAMEGFGVAEAAAGHEVPCLEIRAVSNAVGPRDRGAWQIGPAMDALRYAFAALTPVFEESS, encoded by the coding sequence ATGCACGTCCTCGTAGTGACGGCGGTGGCGGCCGAGGCGGACGCCGTCGTCGCCGGACTCGCCGGTTTCACCGCCCTCGGGCTGCGGGAGATGACGGGCGGGTACGAGTTGCGGGGCCACGCCCAGTACATGCCGCGCCCGGCGTCCGTGCGGATACCGGTCGTGGACGTGCTGGTGGGCGGGGTCGGCCCGGCCGCGTCGGCGGCGGCCACGGCGACCGCGCTGGCGTTCTCCACCTACGACCCGCCCTACGACCTGGTCGTCTCGACCGGCATCGGCGGCGGTTTCGCGTCACACGCGCCCCTCGGCTCGCTCGTCGTCTCCGACGCGATCGTCGCCGCCGACCTGGGCGCCGAGACCCCCGACGGCTATGTGCCGGTGGACGAACTGGGTTTCGGCCGTACGGTCCACCGCCCCGCCCCCGCGCTGTCGGGCCGGGTGGCGAAGCTGCTGGCCGCCGATCCCGCGGTCCGGGTGGTCCTCGCGCCGGTCCTCACCGTCTCCACCGTGACCGGTACGGCCGCCCGCGCGGCCGAGCTGACCCGCCGTCACCCGCGCGCCGCCGCCGAGGCGATGGAGGGGTTCGGTGTCGCGGAGGCGGCGGCGGGGCACGAGGTCCCCTGTCTGGAGATCCGGGCCGTCTCGAACGCGGTCGGTCCGCGCGACCGGGGCGCCTGGCAGATCGGCCCGGCGATGGACGCGCTGCGGTACGCGTTCGCCGCGCTCACCCCCGTCTTCGAGGAGTCGTCATGA
- a CDS encoding DUF2771 domain-containing protein: protein MTVAFFSGRGRRAGAALGAVSAGLLVLAACDKPTPLATVTVGDDSWNSGADCYNDGKAIAQKDLLNCVKKKAGNTVKVNSTDEVHLGVEPSIADHSWAVIVDGTPVFDEPTKKTYRTMTAAAFFAPDPQTGQPAPTTRQVSFLKIDGKTFSGVWNFTFKKTS, encoded by the coding sequence ATGACCGTTGCGTTCTTCTCTGGTAGGGGCCGCCGGGCCGGCGCCGCCCTCGGCGCTGTGTCCGCCGGACTCCTCGTCCTCGCCGCCTGTGACAAGCCGACGCCGCTCGCGACCGTGACCGTCGGCGACGACTCGTGGAACAGCGGGGCGGACTGCTACAACGACGGCAAGGCCATCGCGCAGAAGGACCTCCTGAACTGCGTCAAGAAAAAGGCCGGGAACACCGTCAAGGTGAACTCCACCGACGAGGTCCACCTCGGCGTCGAGCCGTCCATCGCGGACCACAGCTGGGCCGTCATCGTGGACGGCACGCCGGTCTTCGACGAGCCGACCAAGAAGACGTACCGCACGATGACGGCCGCCGCGTTCTTCGCCCCCGACCCGCAGACCGGCCAGCCCGCGCCGACGACGCGCCAGGTCAGCTTCCTGAAGATCGACGGCAAGACGTTCAGCGGCGTGTGGAACTTCACCTTCAAGAAGACCTCCTGA